DNA from Streptomyces sp. NBC_01476:
ACCCCTCCATGGGCGACGCCGCGATCCAGGCCAAGGTCGACGCCGTGTTCGCCGTCCAGGAGTCCAACCAGTTCGGCAGCGAGCGCTTCGCCCTGGCGTTCCGCCCGGGCACCTACAACGTCGACATCAACGTCGGCTTCTACACCCACGTCCTCGGCCTGGGCGCCGCCCCCGGCGACGTGGTGATCAACGGTCATGTCACGGTCGACGCCCAGTGGCTCGACGGCAACGGCACGCAGGACTTCTGGCGCGCCGCGGAGAACCTGACCATCGTGCCGCCGGACGGCCTCAACCGCTGGGCCGTCGCCCAGGCAGGCCCGATGCGCCGGGTCCACATCAAGGGCAACATCACGCTGTGGCCGAGCCCGCCCGGCAACCAGTGGTCCAGCGGCGGCTTCCTGGCCGACAGCGTGGTCGACGGCTACGTCGAATCCGGCTCACAGCAGCAGTGGCTGTCCCGCAACGACACCTTCGGCAGCTGGACCGGCTCCAACTGGAACATGGTCTTCGTCGGCGTCAAGGGCGCCCCCGCCCAGTCCTTCCCGACGCCGCCGTACACGACCGTCGACCGCACCCCGGTCGTCCGCGAGAAGCCGTTCCTCACCGTGGACCGGCACGGCGCCTACCAGGTCTTCGTACCCGCGCTGCGCCGTAACTCCACCGGCACCACCTGGGAGCACGGGCGGGCCGCGGGCCACACCATCGCGCTGTCGCGCTTCTTCGTGGCCAGGCCCGGCGACTCCGCCGCCGAGATCAACCGCGCGCTGGACCGCGGCCAGCACCTGCTGTTCACGCCCGGCATCTACAACCTGTCCTCGACGATCCGGGTCAGCCGCCCCGGCACCGTCGTGCTGGGCCTGGGCTACACGACGCTGCGCTCGACGCACGGCAACACGCTGATCGAGGTCGCCGACGTCAGCGGCGTCACCGTCGCCGGCGTACTCGTCGAGGCGGCCTCGGCGCATACTCCGGTGCTGCTGCGGGTCGGTTCGGGCCGCAGCAGGCGCCGCCACGACGCCGACCCCACCGCGCTCTTCGACGTCTTCGCCCGGATCGGCGGCGCCATCGCCGGCGGCGCGGGCATCAGCGTGCAGATCGACAGCAACGACGTCTTCTGCGACCACCTGTGGCTGTGGCGCGCCGACCACGGCCTGGACGACACGGTCGGCTGGGCGGTCAACCCCGCCGACACCGGCATCGTGGTGAACGGCGACCACGTCACCACGTACGGACTGTTCGTGGAGCACTACCAGAAGTACGAAGTGCTGTGGAACGGCGACCACGGCCGCACGTACTTCTTCCAGAACGAGCACCCGTACGACGTGCCCACCCAGAGCGCCTGGGTGCACGGCTCCACCAAGGGCTACGCGGCCTACAAGGTCGCCGACCGGGTCAGGGAGCACCACGCCTGGGGTCTTGGCAGTTACTGCTTCTTCAACCTCACCGCGGACATCTACACCGAGCGCGCCTACGAGGTCCCCGACACCCCCGGTGTCGTCTTCACCGACCTGATGACCGTCTGCCTCAACGGCGCGGGCGGCGGCGGCATCCTGCACTGCATCAACAACGCGGGCGACCCGGTCCAGAACGGCTTCGGGACGTACAACATGAAGGCGTACAGCAACGGCAAGAGCGTCGTCTGACGCTCCTCCTCGCGCCACCGATCGCCGCGGGAGGCCCCTCGAAGGGGTCGCCCGCGGCGCCGGGCCCCGCCCCGGTCGGCTGACCGCCGGCCGCTCCTGGGGCTCTCCCGCCCGAGACGGTTCCGGGTTACTTCTTCGCCCTGGCGAGGGCGTGCCGCTCGATGCTGGCGGCGAACAGTGGCGTCTCGCGCCGGCAGTGGTCGCCCGAAGCTTCCTGCCGTGCCTTCGCCGCCTCTTCGAAGGAGATGCCGTACTTCTCGTTGAACGCCATGTTCTCGGCGGTCGGCTTGCTGGTGACGTGATTGGTGTAGGTCAGCGTGCCATCGCCGTTGTCCTTGACGCTCAGGTCCCAGGTGACCTGGACGGTGGTCCACCCATGCGGGGTGTAGACGTCCGAGATCGACACCATGTGGCAGTGCTGCTTGCTGATGATCTCGCCGACGTAGTGCTGGACGACCAGGCCGGTGCCGATCATCTCGACGTTGATCGACATCGGCTTGCCGTCGTCGGTCGTCGTGTAGCCGGCCGCCTTGTGGTCGGGCGGCGCACAGCGCTGGTACTCCTTGTCGGGCAGGTTGAGCAGCCAGTCGCCGATGTCGACGGCGTCGAGCGGTGCGTGGATCGTCGCGGTCACGACCGAGTCGGAGAGGACCTTGTCGGTCAGAACGGTGTTCTCAACGGTCTGTGTCATAGTCTCTTCCCTCATTCAAGGAGATACGCTCACGTGCCGGCCGACACGGCACCGGTAATCCGAGCACCTGCGGGCGGTCAATGCGGGCTGAGCGATTGTGAACGAAATGGAACCGTGTGTGGTGGGAGGCGTGCCCGCCCGTCGCCCCCGTACGAAATACTCCCCTGCGGGGGCCTCCGTATTCTTCGTTCACGATACTACGGATCATCGCGGTCCGCAGAGATGGATCCGCTCGACGGGGGTCCGTGATGTGATTTCCGGCCGCCGGATTTCCGGGGGTTCGGGAGCGCGGCCGATTCCATGCGCAATTCCCATGACTCTGATTGATTTCCTTGATGAGAGTTCGGAATGCCGGCCGCCCGCGAGTGCCGGGCCGGCGGGTGCCCGCCCGCGCACTACAATCACCGGTGGCATACCGATCGCCCCGCCGATCCCTTCAGCGGCGATTGCGTGATCCGTACGTCGGCGAGTGGATAGAGAATCCCACTGGCAGACATAGACGAAGCCGATAGCAGAAATACGGTACCTTCCTGTGGAACTACGCTCGCTCGAAATCTTCGTTGCCGTCGCGGAGGAGAACTCGTTCACGAGAGCCGCCGAACGCTGCCGAGTTTCGCAGCCCACCGTTTCGCACCACATCTCCGGCCTGGAGAAGGAGGTCGGGGAACCGCTCTTCGACCGCGACCGCCGCACCGTGTCCCTCTCCGACGGCGGACACACCCTGCTCCCGTACGCCCGCGCGTGCCTGGCATCCGCCAGGGACGCGGGCGAAGCCTTCGCCAACCGCTCGCGGGCGATTGCCGGAGCGCTCAACCTCGGTACGGTGGAGGGCGTCGAATGGAGCCCGCTCCCCGGAGTGCTGCGGCAGTTCCACGACCGGCACCCGGCCGTCCGCGTGCGGCTGCAGTCCGGCACCACCGCCCCGCTGCTCGCCCAGGTCGCCCAGGGCCAGCTGGACGCGGCCATCACCGCCCGGCCCCTGGACGACCTCCCGCACGGTCTGCTCAGCAAGGTGATCCTCGCCGACGAGATCATGGCCCTGGTCGGCCGGGACACGCAGGCGGCCGGCGAAGGACTCCTCGACCTCGCGCAGGTCGTCGACGAGCGCCTGATCACCTACGACGAGAGCAGCGGGCTGCAGGCGATCATCCGCCGCGCCTTCGGACGCTCCGGCAGGGAACTGCGTCCGGCCTTCTCCACCAACGACGTTCCGCTCCAGGTGGCGCTCGCCGAAGCCGGTATCGGGGTGGCGCTCTCCGCCGGCTCCGACCCGGCCGTCATCAGCGCCGCCGGGGTCGTCCCCCTGCGGCTGGACCCGCCGATCGTCTACGAGAAGATCATGGTCTGGCAGGACCGGCCGCTGCCCTCACCCCTCGGCGCGTTCATGGCCGTGTGGGACGAGCTGGCCTCCGACGAGACCTGGACGGCACCGTCCCCGCGCACCTCCTGACAACCCCACCGGCGCCGCGGGGGACCGGAACGGGCCGGCCGGAACGCCTGGTGGCGTGCGGGAGTACCCGATTGGAGCTGTGGTCAATGGCGTAGGCGCATGCGTCCCTGGGCGACGATGGGGCGGCTACGCGCGCGGGCTCATCGCGGTGTGGGCCGGGCGACGGCGGTTGTGGCGCAAGGAGTGGGGCGATGAGTGGCGATGGCCGGGCCGCCGGCGGCGTAAGCGCGTGCCCGGGAGGCCGGCGGACGGTGGAGTCATGGCGGTGACCGTGGCAGGTGCGGGGGAGGGCTATCCCCTGGAGCCGCTGCCCCTGACGCGTGCGGTCGACGAGTTCGCGCTGACCACGGTGCTGCTCTTCGTGGTGGTCACGGCCGTCCGCGGGTTGCTCGCACCGTCCTCCCCGCTCGCCATCTCCGACCTGGACACAGCCCTCGGCGTCGTCGGGATTGTCGCCGGCGCCACTCTGACCGCGCTGATCTTCTCCCCGCCGGGCCGCAGGAGTGGTGCGCACATGAACCCCGCCGTGACCGTCGCGCTGTGGCTGATGGACGTCTTCCCCGGCCGGAGCGTCCTGCCGTACGTCATGGCCCAACTCGCCGGATCCGTTGCCGGAACGGCCCTCGCGCGCTGGGTGTGGGGCCATCAGGTCGCCGTGGTGGACTACTCGGCGGTGCGTCCGGCCCCCTCCTGGCGACAGGCCGCCGTCTTCCTCAGCGAAACGGGCTGCCTGATCGGCGTGGTGCTGCTCGTCGGCTTCTTCCTGGCCAACCCGAAGCACGCCGCGGTGCTCCCCTGGGCCCTCGGCATCGCCGTGGGCCTGATCATCGCCTTCCTCGGCCCGCTCAGCGGCGGATCGGCCAACCCGGCCCGGCAGTTCGGCCCCGCCGTACTCTCCGGCAGGACCCGCTACCTGTGGATCTATCTCGTGGCGCCGATCCTGGGCGCGGTCCTGGGCGCCTCGGTCCATCATCTGCTCATCCGGCGCTTCAACACCCACCGGCCGCTGACCTACAAACTCGCCGGCGCGGGCCGGCACGACAACGCGCCGCCCGCGGACCGTGCCGGGCGCGGAAGCGCCTGACGCGAACGACAGGGTGCCGCATACCTGTGCGCAGCG
Protein-coding regions in this window:
- a CDS encoding MIP/aquaporin family protein, whose translation is MAVTVAGAGEGYPLEPLPLTRAVDEFALTTVLLFVVVTAVRGLLAPSSPLAISDLDTALGVVGIVAGATLTALIFSPPGRRSGAHMNPAVTVALWLMDVFPGRSVLPYVMAQLAGSVAGTALARWVWGHQVAVVDYSAVRPAPSWRQAAVFLSETGCLIGVVLLVGFFLANPKHAAVLPWALGIAVGLIIAFLGPLSGGSANPARQFGPAVLSGRTRYLWIYLVAPILGAVLGASVHHLLIRRFNTHRPLTYKLAGAGRHDNAPPADRAGRGSA
- a CDS encoding adenylyl cyclase, translated to MSVIPTRRTVLRGAAVAAAVPLAGGISAGSAFASSSASASSSHGHGNDYGHHGAADLGPNVLVFDPSMGDAAIQAKVDAVFAVQESNQFGSERFALAFRPGTYNVDINVGFYTHVLGLGAAPGDVVINGHVTVDAQWLDGNGTQDFWRAAENLTIVPPDGLNRWAVAQAGPMRRVHIKGNITLWPSPPGNQWSSGGFLADSVVDGYVESGSQQQWLSRNDTFGSWTGSNWNMVFVGVKGAPAQSFPTPPYTTVDRTPVVREKPFLTVDRHGAYQVFVPALRRNSTGTTWEHGRAAGHTIALSRFFVARPGDSAAEINRALDRGQHLLFTPGIYNLSSTIRVSRPGTVVLGLGYTTLRSTHGNTLIEVADVSGVTVAGVLVEAASAHTPVLLRVGSGRSRRRHDADPTALFDVFARIGGAIAGGAGISVQIDSNDVFCDHLWLWRADHGLDDTVGWAVNPADTGIVVNGDHVTTYGLFVEHYQKYEVLWNGDHGRTYFFQNEHPYDVPTQSAWVHGSTKGYAAYKVADRVREHHAWGLGSYCFFNLTADIYTERAYEVPDTPGVVFTDLMTVCLNGAGGGGILHCINNAGDPVQNGFGTYNMKAYSNGKSVV
- a CDS encoding LysR family transcriptional regulator gives rise to the protein MELRSLEIFVAVAEENSFTRAAERCRVSQPTVSHHISGLEKEVGEPLFDRDRRTVSLSDGGHTLLPYARACLASARDAGEAFANRSRAIAGALNLGTVEGVEWSPLPGVLRQFHDRHPAVRVRLQSGTTAPLLAQVAQGQLDAAITARPLDDLPHGLLSKVILADEIMALVGRDTQAAGEGLLDLAQVVDERLITYDESSGLQAIIRRAFGRSGRELRPAFSTNDVPLQVALAEAGIGVALSAGSDPAVISAAGVVPLRLDPPIVYEKIMVWQDRPLPSPLGAFMAVWDELASDETWTAPSPRTS